AGACCATACAATCCTCCGACCAAATCTCCTTCTTTCCATATTTTGAATATTCCGGGCAATCTGAGCCACCCATTCCGGTCTAAACTGAGCCACTAATTCCGGTTGAATGTGAGCCAGGGATTCCGGAGCAAAGTGAGCCACTAAATAAGTAGATAAAAGACCATAAGCCAAAAGTAATTATTGTTGATTAATTTTGACATTTTGCGTAAAGATTCACCGGTTAGTTCAATTCTATGAGCTTGATGTATTATACGATCAAGGATAGCATCGGCAATGGTATTTTCATTGTATATTGATGCCATGCAGCTACAGGAAGTTGAGAGACGATTATGGTGGAATATCTGTTATGTCTATCTTCCATTATTTGCAACAAAGCTAAACGAGCCTGAGTATCGAGGGGAGTCAAACCCCAGTCATCTAAAATAACAAGATTTTTATTTTCAAGTCTATCAATGTCTTTGCGGAATGCACCATCCAATTTATCTGATTTAATTTTGCAAACAGTTTAGGTAATGAAAGATAAGCTTACGTTTGCCTTTAATACAAGCTTGATATCCGATAGCAGATGCAAGAAAACTTTTCCCGCAACCTGTAGCACCTGGTAATGATAATATTTTCACCACGATCTATGAACGAGCAATCCGATATTGAAGAAATTATTTCTTTTGAGAGATTCCTTTGTGGTGTACAAATCACATCGTTAAGATTAGCTTGATACCTAAACTTTGCATTCTTTACAGAAGTTTGAGTTTTGCGATGATTACGGTGCAAAAATTCAGCTTCTACCAATTGGCCAATTAAATGGATTCATCTGGTTTTTGGTGTGCTGGTAAATGAATAATGGCTTCGTATCGATCGGCCATTCCAGTTAACCGCAAGTTGCGCATGGAATCTAAAGTACTTTGTTGATTCATATAGATAATTTAAAAAGGTTACTTATAATACATTTGACCTCGGATATTTTCATGAAAAGATCCAATTGGGTTGGAGAAGCTTCGTCCCATTTGATATTTTGAAAATCCATTGAGAGAATTTGTTCCAATTTCCGGTATGATACATAATCAAATTGTAGACAGATTCCAGCAGCCTGATCTACCTTATCGTTTCCGTTTTTGTTGCAAGATGGAGCACCCCTGACAGCTTTTAAAAGCTTGCTCAGGATGTTTGCTCTGCGCAAATAGTTGTTCCATAAAACGAATTGTATGTTCTCCTATCTTAGCCCCTTCCTGGACAAAAAAAATCTTTATTCCAGCGACGGTAATATTGGTGATTGGGATGCAAATGAGTTCCATTGGTAGTATACTTGCTCCATGTTCTATTCCTTTGGTGTAGGGCTATTCGCTCATGTTTGAAAATATTTCCACGGTTGTGGCGGTATACCCAATATCAACTTTTTGACCAGTATAACTGTATGGTACAGAGTAATACTTGCGATCCTCGCTAAGCAATACATGACAATTGGGTTGAACCTTTGCTTGTTGATATTTTTTAAATTCAAATTTTAGTTCAGGCAATGGTTTTAGTTGATTTTTTCTACTGAATCAAATTGTTGTTTGCGGCTAAATGGTTTTTGTTGATAAAGAATACTATTGTGCTTATCAAGCAATATACGAATGGCTTCATTCAAGTCTCGAAGGCTATGAAAACTTTTTGTCGTGGAGCGGAGCATAAATTCTGGTATATATAGGATATTAATGGCAGATTCAACTAAGGCTTTATCTTTTGGTTTGCGTGCGTGTAGGTAATACTGCGGCATCTAATGCTCCGCAAAATCTGCCATACTTTTATTCAACTCAGGATCGTACTTGCTGGCACGGTTTACAGCAGGCTTTAGGTTGTCAGTAACGATCGCCTGTGGAACGCCCCCAAAATAATGTAGAGTTGATTCTAATGCGTATAAAAAATCAGGTGTGGTTTGACTTGGAATAGCGATTGCAAATGTGTATCCACTACAGGCAAAATACCAACAAATACTTCGACTGGAGTAGGTTCACCAGAATCGGGATCCAATAAGTGCAATTTTTTACCTGCAAAATCAATCATGATTTTATCCCCGGCTTTATGATCAAACACATAACTGAGTTGCTGACTTTTTTCATAGCGTTTAAAATGTTCACAAAATTGGGAGTATTGAACACCTGAGGAAACTCCCTTTGTAATCTTCCCAGAGCAAAAGTTTGGTCACTCCAACTTTTGTTAATCGTTTTTCATATCTGGGAACAAACGATATAATTCATCATGACTGGGTCTTGCTCAGCTGGAGGGTAGACAATAGAATATAACTCCTTGTCCGATAGTTTAAGTAATTGTTGATAACTCAAAGGATGCTTAGCGAATACCTCTTTGTATTTATCAATGGTATTCCTCGACATTCCGGTAAGCTGACTAATCTTACGATCAGATAAGGCTTCCAAAGTCAATTTTAATAGTTTTCTTAGCTTTTGCATAGATACAATTTGATTGGCCATCTTGAAGTAATTTTTACTTCAAAATAGGTCTCAAATCATACTGCCTTGAGTGGCTCACTTTGCTCCGGAATCCCTGGCTCACTTTACTCCGGAATCGGTGGCTCAATTTGCTCCGGAATCAGTGGCTCATTTTGGCCGGAATACTCACATATTTCTAGGGAATGCGCCAAACCCTTTTCATGCAGATCTGAAAAAGCTTTAATGATATCGCCGTGGATCCAGCTTCCGTGTTCGCCATGCCGGGCCACCGTTTTGCATTGAAGCATCACATCCAAAAAATTGCAATCCACACTGTATAGAAAAATATTTTTCTTCATCAATAATTTCAAACTCTTCGCGATCTTCAGTTTCTTTGAAACAGCACCAGCCCTGAGGAATGGGAGCAAACCACATGATTTGCTGGCCTTTATTGTACCGAGGAAAAATTCCATTGAGATAAGCCACCAGCAATTGTTCAACTCCAGACCCTGCCTACCATGAGTAAGCCGTCGTAAATGCCATCTGCAAGGTCTGGGATTTCATAATGACTTTCGTTGAGTTTGTATTCCTGCATGTTGATTGCAAAGATGGGATAAGAAATGGAATTTAGGCATGGAGGGGGGTAGGGGGGTCCGATAGTCTGGGAGCCTGGGAGGCATTTAAAACTTCGACCTTTGAAAATGTTGATTCTTGATCAATGAATATTGATTTATTTTCAACAAGCAATAGAAAAGAAAAGTATCATTATTACTAATTAACTAAAACCAATTTACCTTTGGCTTCCAGAATATTAATAGTATTTGAATCTGTCTTTGCAATAAATTGTGTAAATGGAAGCAAATAACCATTCAATTTATTTCCCAATTTAATACAATCCAATACATAGGATTGCACAGTTTCCCATGAAGGATAATTTAATTCTACTCTTAAATCGTTGATTAAATCAATTTCGGATTTCTGTTTAATAATTTTGTAATAATTATCATTGCAATAGAAGAATTGATTAACATGAAGGTTTTCGACAGTTAAGAGTTGAATTATTCCGTTTGTTATTAATATTCAAAATAAGTTCCTATTAAGGGATTAATTTTGCCATTTTTATATTATCATAAACGATTTGCTTTATATCCAAATTCCCAATTTCTATGGAATGAAGTAGCAATATCTCTAATGCTGAAATTTTCATATCTCTTGAAATATCGATAATCTTACAGTATGATGGAAATCCATTTTTTATAATGGTATTATTTAGAATAATAGAATTTATTGAGTCAATATTTTTTATTAAATCATTATAATAGTAAGCTGTTTTTTCGTTATTTAATCCAAAAGATCTGTAGAATTGATCTGTTTCATAAAGGTGCAAAAAAATACTATCTAATCCTGAATACATCAAGGATGAGTGATGTATTAATGGATTATCCATCGCTAGTTTAATTGTTGGTATATTAAGAAATTCAACAAAATATTTATTAGTTAAAAGACACTCTCTTTTGTTTTTTTTTAGTAAAATATTAATTAATTCAACTGATTTTGTTTCATTCTTTAAATTTAAATTTAATAATAGGGTATTCCAAATATCTGCTGAAGATGAACAAGAATCGATTTCATTATTTAGTATATTGGCAGCTTCGTTTAATTTGTCTTGTGAGATTAAAATATATGAGGTAAAGATGTTCTTGAAATAATTAAGATTCTGTGAATAAACAATCAAAGCATTTAAATTGGCAATAATAATCAATAAAGTACTTAGATTTACTTTCATTTTAAATGATTGAAAAATTCTATGGAACCCTAATAAATAAGACTAAAAGATTCCATAGAAAGGTAAAACAAAATTTTAATCATGGATTCCGAATATCATCTGTCTTAACACCCAATAAACTGGACAGAATTTTGAAAACAGTTTATTACTAGTGCATCATCCTTGTCCTGCTCACCTGTTAAGCAAAGATATGCCGTTTCGTTGAACTTGTCAAGGCTATACGGAGCGGACCCATCGCACGGGCTATTCATGTCCGGCCTTGACAAGTCCACCGTAGCCGGCTCAAATTGTTGCTTAACAGTTGCCCAGCACATAGCCCTGATTATCCATAAATTTCCTTGCCCAAAGCATCCACCTCTTATAATATTGACTGTAAGTATTCTTAGTAAAAGGAAGGTTAGCATAGTATAATTTATAGGCACGCTCTACTTCAAATACATTAGGAACTTCTTTGTGCATAAGTTGTATGTAATGTGGAGCTTGCTGGTCATCCTTCAAAGCATCGGGTCTGAGCTGTGCAGTTAAGTTGAAAGAGGCAAGTAGGAATATTAAAAAAACGAGGTAAGCTTTCATAATGCTATTCAATTGATAATGTGCACAAAATTAAGTGAATTGCATCAGATCATCTGAAGTAATAGGACGAGGGTCTTGTTTCCAGGATTGTCCGATAAGGGCATGCTTTTTATTCTGCTGCAACAGATTTTGGAACTCTTCAAGTTCCACGAGTTCAGCACCCATTGATTTCATATGTGGTGTATCCTGTTGACAATCGATAAACTTAAATTTCCGTCTGATGAGTTCGATACATAATGCTGTCAGAGCTATTTTGGAAGCATTACTTTCTTTAAAAAACATCGATTCCCCACAAAACATTTTTCCAAGCGCCAGACCATACAATCCTCCGACCAAATCTCCTTCTTTCCATATTTCAAGGGAATGCGCCAAACCCTTTTCATGCAGATCTGAAAAAGCTTGAATAATATCGCCGTGTATCCAGCTTCCGTGTTCGCCATGCCGGGCCACCGTTTTGCATTGAAGCATCACATCCAAAAAATTGCAATCCACACTGTATAGAAAAATATTTTTCTTCATCAATAATTTCAAACTCTTCGCGATCTTCAGTTTCTTTGGAAACAGCACCAACAGGCACGGGAGCAAACCACATGATTTGCTGGCCTTCATTGTGCCAGGAAAAATTCCATTGAGATAAGCCACCAGCAATTGTTCAAACTCCAGACTCCCGCCTACCATGAGTAAGCCGTCGTAAATGCCATCTGCAAGGTCTGGGATTTCATAATGACTTTCGTTGAGTTTGTATTCCTGCATGTTGATTGCAAGATGGGATAAGAAAGTGAATTTAGGGATGTGGAGAAGTCGGAGAGTCTGATAGTCTGTAAGTCTGGGAGGCTTGTAAAACTTCGACCTTTGAAAATGTTGATTCTTGTCCAATAATTATTGATTTATTTCCAACAAGCAAGCTTATATCTTAATTACTCTTAATGAATTGACGAAACCGTTTTTATTACTGAATTGTATAAAATAAAATCCTGAACCCAATTAGCCGTATGTATAATTGACTTACCATACTTGATTTTTGAATCATAAAAACATCCATGTTGACTAATTATTTTACAGATTACATATTCCTTCAAATTTTTATTAATTCTATAGTTATATAATCTTTTAAAAAGGAGAGGGATATAAAACTATTGCAAAACAATTTGAATTTATGTATTGACTCTTGGAAAGTTAGGTATTGAATTTGAAATGAAGATATGTTCTTCAAATATACACAAAGGAACTTCAGGAATTATCTGTGCTGATTAAACAATATGCTTGGAGACTTGAAGACGAATGGTGGAAATTAAATAATCAACAATATACTTAAATACAGTAATAATCCAATAAATAAAATTGTCAAAATAAAATTAAAATAAAATAAGTTTTACTATTTGTAAAACCAAATTTTTTAGCAGTTTATTTTCGTCTACTAATTCACTTTTCAAGTATAAATAATAGTTTGATGCGACAATGATTATGATAAACATTACTAATTCAACACCAATATTCCTAAAATATTCAAAATTTTATATTTAACCACCCTTAAAAATAGTATAAAACTAAAATAACGAATAATACTATTTTAATAAACTTTTGCTCTATTTATATTCGTTAAAACTGACATATGTTTGTTTATTTATGCTACATACATTTCGAAAAGGTAAAATTTTATTGTTAGTTATTTCCAGGCAGCAATCGGCATGATTTTTTCTCAGCTTCACGAATACACCTGTTAGCATTATCCACTCCGTTCATAGCTATCCCAACTGAAGCTCCCCAACCCCACTCTGCCACCCAAGCTGAGGCTACAGCAAAAATTGCATTCATTAAACATTCTTTTAGGGCCTTTTTATAAGCAGGACAACAATCCTCTTCAGGTAGATCACCGTTTTCGTCCAATTCACCCATCAGAGCAATCAATTCAATTTTTTCACTGACTTAATTCTGCTATATCAGGTATCTGTTTTGTAATAATGTGCCAAGGGTATCGATTAGTGCTATGTTACCCATTATGGATGTAACATTTTCAAAACCATAAGAATTTAGCGTATTTTGAAGATCGGTTGACTCAATAATCGTATCAAAAAGGGTGGTATCGTTATGAAATATATCTCTGTTTCCATAAAACAGAGAATCGCAAAAATTTAACATAGCTTGCTTTTGGGCTATAAAATCAGCATCCGTTAATATAGGATGATCTTGAACATCAATTCCAGAAACAGGAATGTCATTATCATCTGAACTGCCATCTTGTAACTCTTGTTTTGAACAAAAGTAAAAACAAGTAGAAACGAGTATCAAAAAGAACAAGAAAAATTTCATATTCTTTTTTATTAATAAAAATTAAAAGTGTAGAAATTACAATTAAAATCTAATTTTCCAATATTTGAATGTGCTTTATAAAATGTCAATCTAACTAAAGTTAATTTAAAAAACAGCGGCAAAATGTAATGTTAACAAATAATTAACACAATTATTTTTTTATATTGTAACACCCAGGATACACTGCTTAAATATTTGTAACAGTAATGTATCCGTCCCACGAAGTACACTTAGGCAACAATCTCAATGTTCTTCTTCGGGTTGACCTGCACCAATTCTGCGGAAGTAGTTCTGAGATACGATTTATAGGATGATCCTTAATTCTGTGGAAGACATCGGTTAACCAATCATATGGGTTAATGTCATGGAGCTTGCAAGTAGCAAACAAGGAATAAACCATAGCTGATCTATGGGCTGATTCCTCAGAACCTGCAAACAAATAATTCTTTCTACCCAGAGCCAAAGGACGGATAGCATTTTCTATAAGGTTATTATCAATTTCTACTTCACTATGAACTGTATATGCCAGTAGCTTATCCCATCGTTTGATTGCATATACAAAGGCTTTTCCAATTGCACTGGCTGGAAGTATAGATTCTACATTTTTATCAAGAAATTCTTTAATAGTATTCAAAACCGGAATGGCATTTTCCTGTCGCCATTTTTGTCGTTCTTCTTTGGATAGTTTTTGTTCTTTGGCAGATTCCTCAATTTTATAAAGAATTTGAATTTGCCTTAACACGTAATCTGCGCGCTGTTTGTCATTATCAAGTGCTTGTTCAAAATATCTTCTGGCATGTGCCCAGCAACTGAACATATTAAAATCCGGATTTTTATCACAGGATTCATAAACGCTATAACCGTCTGTTTGTAACTTACCTTTAAATCCCTGGATATGATTATTAAAATATTCAGCTGACCTTCCTTTTTGATAAGTAAATAGGACTAAATTATTTTGTGGATCTCTGCTGACCCACATATATCCTAAATGACATTTTCCTTTTACTTCATCTGATTGCACTTTGATTGGGCTTTCATCCGTTTGTAAATAATTAGCGGATAGAACTTTTTGATGAGCACCAAAAATGGGCTCCAATGCATTGACATATTGACTGCCCCAGCCTCCAAAAGTCGATCGAGGGATATCCACTTGATGCATTCTTTTGAGTTGTTGGAGGAATCTATAATATGGGTTATGATCCAAATACTTTCCAATAATAGCATAAGTCATAAAATCTGGACCAGCTATGCATTTATCAACTACTCTCGAAGGCATCGGAGCAATGATTATTTTTTCTGACTTTGGGTCTTTGTATTTAGGTCTTTCGTAGCGATTGACATAGATGACTCCTGGAATGTACTCCAATTCTTCAGTGACATTTTTGCCAATACATTTCATATCATCCGTTTTCCCCTCTGGCTCCAGTACAATGACTTCTCGCCTTAAGTGATCTGGCAGTTCTTTCCTTCCTCCGCGTTTGTGTACTGCCTTTTCTCTGGTGTGGGTTATTCTTTCAGTTAAATTTTCTAATGGTTGCTCCTCCTCGTTCACTTGTGTAAATAATGTATTCGGTGGGAGAGGTGGTTCGTTGCTTATGAATCGCTCCGATTTTGCTCCAAATATGAATCGTTTTAATTGCGCTAATTCTTGGCGTAAGTATTCGTTTTCCTTCTTGTATTCTGCAATTTGCGTAAGCAAATATTCATTTGTAATTTCTTTATTTGAATCTTGTATCACAACAACAAGATCGCAATTTATTTTCAATTTACATAATTATTTTTCAAATATTTTTCACCAATTATATGTCTCTTTCTATAACGAATACTGTTCAATTTAATGCCCTGCATGATACACATTAATTGCGTCCAACTGATGTTCAATTTTATATGATTAGTTTGCGATTCCATAATTTCAAAGGTACCTCTATCTAAACGCTTGCTCAATAATACTAATCCTCCGGTATCGTAAACCATCATCCGTATTTGATTACGCCGTTTATTAGTAAATAGATATACGTCACCGCTCAATGGATTACTTTGCATGATTGATTTAATAATTCCAAACAGTCCGTCATAACTTTTGCGGAAATCTGTAATACCGGTATATAGAAAATACCGGTGTCCGCTAGTAAACGGAATCAACTTTTGGAATTGATCAGTTTCAATAATGTTTCTGAACCGGGATTCGCCTGAAAGTTGATCGTCACTCCATTAGGATATACCAATCGAATTGTTGAATTTGGTGGTTGGATAGATCCAATTTGAATAAATTCATTTTTTGATTTTGATGGTTCCTTTAAACAGTACTTCTTTCTCCAATATTGAAATTGATGTATTGGGAACCCCTTTGTTGCCATAAAACTTTTAAGCGACATTCCGCTAGTTTCCAATTCAATTTTCAGCAGTTCAAATTCTTGCTTTGTCATATAAACTATTTTCTGGCAAAGCTATCGGGTGTTTGGGTCTCTCGCAAGATGTACTTCGTAGGACGGATACTCATAAACTAAATTTTCACAAAGCTATTTGGTGGCATTTGATTATGCAAGATTTACTTGATTATACGGATACTTTTTGTCTATAAAATATTTAAATTTCGTTATATGTAATAAATAATGTTTATCTTTATTTACATTATCTACTTATGGAAAAATATTTAAATAAATTTCTTTCAATCTTTGTATTCCTATTTATAATTCAATT
The sequence above is a segment of the Saprospiraceae bacterium genome. Coding sequences within it:
- a CDS encoding leucyl/phenylalanyl-tRNA--protein transferase — protein: MQEYKLNESHYEIPDLADGIYDGLLMVGGSLEFEQLLVAYLNGIFPGTMKASKSCGLLPCLLVLFPKKLKIAKSLKLLMKKNIFLYSVDCNFLDVMLQCKTVARHGEHGSWIHGDIIQAFSDLHEKGLAHSLEIWKEGDLVGGLYGLALGKMFCGESMFFKESNASKIALTALCIELIRRKFKFIDCQQDTPHMKSMGAELVELEEFQNLLQQNKKHALIGQSWKQDPRPITSDDLMQFT
- a CDS encoding IS66 family transposase, whose protein sequence is MKINCDLVVVIQDSNKEITNEYLLTQIAEYKKENEYLRQELAQLKRFIFGAKSERFISNEPPLPPNTLFTQVNEEEQPLENLTERITHTREKAVHKRGGRKELPDHLRREVIVLEPEGKTDDMKCIGKNVTEELEYIPGVIYVNRYERPKYKDPKSEKIIIAPMPSRVVDKCIAGPDFMTYAIIGKYLDHNPYYRFLQQLKRMHQVDIPRSTFGGWGSQYVNALEPIFGAHQKVLSANYLQTDESPIKVQSDEVKGKCHLGYMWVSRDPQNNLVLFTYQKGRSAEYFNNHIQGFKGKLQTDGYSVYESCDKNPDFNMFSCWAHARRYFEQALDNDKQRADYVLRQIQILYKIEESAKEQKLSKEERQKWRQENAIPVLNTIKEFLDKNVESILPASAIGKAFVYAIKRWDKLLAYTVHSEVEIDNNLIENAIRPLALGRKNYLFAGSEESAHRSAMVYSLFATCKLHDINPYDWLTDVFHRIKDHPINRISELLPQNWCRSTRRRTLRLLPKCTSWDGYITVTNI
- the tnpB gene encoding IS66 family insertion sequence element accessory protein TnpB, which codes for MIPFTSGHRYFLYTGITDFRKSYDGLFGIIKSIMQSNPLSGDVYLFTNKRRNQIRMMVYDTGGLVLLSKRLDRGTFEIMESQTNHIKLNISWTQLMCIMQGIKLNSIRYRKRHIIGEKYLKNNYVN